The following is a genomic window from Chloracidobacterium sp..
TATCATCTCCGGCTCGCTGGATAATGACGTTGACACAAAAGTGTCGCAAAACAATGACCGTTTTCGGATGATCGTCGAGTCGCCTGATGAATTTCGCGGAGCGGTAGTCGAAGGTTACCTGACCGGCATCGCGCGTTCCGGAAGAGTTTCGGGCCGCTCGAATCTCACGTTCAACTTTGAGCGGATCACGCTGCGTGACGGCACTGCGTATGACTTTGGCGGCACACTCCAGTCAATTCGCGATACGCAGGGTAAAAATATCAAGATCGATACGGAAGGTGCGGCACGCGGCGACAGCCAGACGAAAGAGTCCGTCAAGCGCGGCGGCATAGGCGCCGGCCTCGGCGCGATCATCGGGGCGATAATCGGCGGCGGAAAAGGTGCGGCTATCGGAGCCGTGATCGGCGGCGGCGCGGGCGCAGGCTCGGTCGCGGTGCAGGGACGGGACGACTTGCGGCTGCTGAAAGGCTCGACCGTTACAGTTGTTTCATCATCGCCGATCCGCGGCCCGCGTTGATCACGGCGTTCAGTGCCGTTTCTTTACCCGACGTCTTCCTTGGCGTGCTTCACGGTTAGTGCTTTGAAGTTTGTGGTAACAGAGAGAGGCTGTTTGAAAACTTTTCCGCGTAGCGGCACAAAACCCCGCCATTTATGGTGGGGTTTTGATCTTACGGAGAAGGACGCTAGAACGCCCTTTGTTGTCATTGCGGTCCTTTACCGCGCCCTAAAGTGCGCGGTTATTTGCCCTTCGGGACTTTTAAGCCGGCGTTTTTTGGTGCTTTCGTTCCGCCTCGTTTATCATCAATTGCTGCTATGCCCATGCTTCCGCCGGAGATAGAACAGTACCGTGACCGCCTTTGGCGGCGTGAGGACGCGCTAAAGGTCGATTCCGTCGAAGAAGTTGAGCAAATGGTCGAGCGGCTCGGTTTCTGTCTCGGGCTTACCGATACACGAAAAGGCCTGCCGTCGGTCTATATCGCGGTCTGCGGGCGCCGCGACGTGCACCTTCCGCGAAACGTCCAAAAGGATGAGGAAGCAAGCCGCGCGTGGGTGCTTAAAGATGAAGTTATCGCACGCGGCCGCCTGTATTACGGCAAGATCTACAAAGGGCACTCGATGTTCGTCGCGCCGAGGCTCGTCGCCGCGTTAAATTCGATATGGGGCTGCTCAAAAGCGGGCGAGAGCGGCATTCTCTCAAAGAACGCGCGCGATGTCCTTCGGGTCCTCAGAAAGGAGGGCGAGATGGCCACCGCCGACCTTCGCAGCGAATGCGGCTTCCGCGACAAGAAAGATCTTACAAAGGCGATCGATGAGTTGCAAAAGCGTATGAAGGTCCTTCCGCAGGAGGTGCTCTACGTACCGAAATTCACATACATCTGGACGCCGGCGGAAATGCGTTTTCCAGAACAACTTGCAAAAAAGATGACGCGCGATGATGCCGTCCTTGAACTTGCGCGCTCGTACCTTAAATTGTGCGGAATGACGCTCGTCGGCGAACTTGCGGGCAAATTCAGCCTGACACGCACCGAAGCCGGCAAGGCAAATCACCGCCTTGTTGACGAAGGTTTTGCCGTCCGGCCGGCTAAAGGCATATACAAGTTGGCGGAGCTTTGACGCCTTCGCACAACTAATATCGCCGGCCAGCGACCGAGCGTACTCTTTACGCGTCGTCGTTCGGAACGGCAATTACAGGGCAGGGAGCTCGGCGTATGATCTCGATCAGAGACGTGCCGATCGCCTTCTCGCCCGTAAGGCCGCGGCGGCTTGCCAGAACAATAAGGTCAACGGCGGCACTTTCAGCATGGGCGATCACTTCGCTGATAAGCTCGCCAGTTCGCGAGATCTCGCTCAACCGGCAATCGGCGCGCAGTTCGTCCGGCATCCGATCGCATACGCTTTGCTTGCCGCCGTTCGAAGTGATGCGGACAACCGACAGACGGGCGTTTAGCTTTTGTGCAAGCTCGGCGGCGAACCGAACCGCATCTTCC
Proteins encoded in this region:
- a CDS encoding winged helix DNA-binding domain-containing protein, producing the protein MPMLPPEIEQYRDRLWRREDALKVDSVEEVEQMVERLGFCLGLTDTRKGLPSVYIAVCGRRDVHLPRNVQKDEEASRAWVLKDEVIARGRLYYGKIYKGHSMFVAPRLVAALNSIWGCSKAGESGILSKNARDVLRVLRKEGEMATADLRSECGFRDKKDLTKAIDELQKRMKVLPQEVLYVPKFTYIWTPAEMRFPEQLAKKMTRDDAVLELARSYLKLCGMTLVGELAGKFSLTRTEAGKANHRLVDEGFAVRPAKGIYKLAEL